A stretch of DNA from Candidatus Bathyarchaeia archaeon:
TTTCGGCGGCGTCTAAAGAGTTTTCCACGAGTTCGCGGATGGCTGCGAAAATAGCTCTTGTGGGGTTTGTGAATCCTGCTATGTCGCGGTTTCTGTAGAAGAAGTCTGATGCGCTTATTTCTTCGAAGGTTACCTGTGCCACGCTAGCCTCCACCAGTCACCCCATACAGCAGAGCCACTTTAACGTATGTATACGCGGCATGCACATTAATTTAACTATGCCGTTTCATGCGAACAGTTCATTTCTCAAAAGGCTCTGGGAGAAGCTCCTTAAGCCGCTTTATCTTGACTGTTTCAAACAGCACTCTGGCGTTTTCAACTTTTGCCATGACGATTTTAATTTCGGAGCTTTCAGCAAAGTCTGAAATATATTGGAGGCACGCCCCGCAAGGTTTTATTTCACCCTTGTTTTTGGCATCTGTCACAACGGCTATTTCCCTAATTCGCTTGTTCCCATGTAAAATGGCATGGTTTATGGCGTTTCTTTCAGCGCAAGCGCCAAGCCCTGAAACCCAGCTTTCTACATTGCAGCCGCCATAAATCTTTCCGTCTTCAGCCAGAACTGCTGCGCCAACGCCGAAACCCCAAAGCACGTGGGCGTTCGCTAAAGCCTTTGAGGCTTCCTTTAAAAGGGCTTGCTCCGTCTCACCAATTTTAACCATGTTTAATCCTCTTCTGTTATGGCTGCATGCCTCACATAGTAGTATTCGCCAATCTCCTTTTGATACTTGTCCAGCTTTGAGCCCTCCTTGTTGACGCGGGGTCTCTTCGTGACGGGGTCCCTTCTGAAGGTTACATTCATCTCCTTCAAGAAGGCGTTCATCCCATCCCTTAGGCTTGTTGGCGGGTTGGCTATGCCCCTTATTCCAGGCTCGCCCGTAAACACCATCAAACGGTCTGCTA
This window harbors:
- a CDS encoding cytidine deaminase, giving the protein MVKIGETEQALLKEASKALANAHVLWGFGVGAAVLAEDGKIYGGCNVESWVSGLGACAERNAINHAILHGNKRIREIAVVTDAKNKGEIKPCGACLQYISDFAESSEIKIVMAKVENARVLFETVKIKRLKELLPEPFEK